The following coding sequences are from one Paenibacillus sp. JDR-2 window:
- a CDS encoding prephenate dehydrogenase, producing the protein MTKIAIFGVGLIGGSLALCFKGKPELTVVGYSNRQSSVEKYMKRGVVDYATTSLREAAEGADFIFLCVPVGKLEEYVTELGKLELKPGCIVTDVGSTKASVAECGRRLERNGVSFIGGHPMAGSERSGVEAASTNLFENAFYVLTPEETTPPEALERLRNLLVHTRAHLVSVDANSHDEIVGAISHLPHIIAVALVNQVRGYNENNGLYELLAAGGFRDITRIAASDPIVWRDILINNRVVLLKLLKDWNAEVEKFAVMLEALNGDAIEEAFQTAGEFRSKLPERRKGMIHSLYDCYVDVPDHPGIIGNIASELGSARINLSNINIIESREDVPGVLRLSFRTQEDLDQAMELLGKTGYTVRQ; encoded by the coding sequence ATGACGAAGATCGCGATATTTGGGGTAGGATTGATTGGCGGTTCTTTGGCGCTTTGCTTCAAAGGCAAACCGGAGCTTACCGTTGTAGGCTACTCGAACCGTCAGTCCTCCGTTGAAAAATATATGAAGAGGGGAGTTGTTGATTATGCGACAACTTCCTTGCGCGAAGCAGCCGAAGGTGCAGATTTTATATTCCTGTGCGTGCCTGTCGGCAAGCTGGAGGAATACGTAACGGAGCTCGGCAAGCTTGAATTGAAGCCAGGCTGCATCGTAACGGATGTAGGCAGTACGAAAGCTTCGGTGGCCGAGTGCGGAAGAAGACTGGAACGGAATGGCGTGTCGTTCATCGGCGGCCATCCAATGGCAGGTTCTGAACGCTCGGGTGTTGAAGCAGCCTCCACGAATCTGTTCGAGAACGCGTTTTATGTTTTGACGCCGGAAGAGACTACACCGCCGGAGGCTTTGGAACGGCTGAGAAACCTTCTGGTTCATACAAGAGCGCATCTTGTCAGCGTTGATGCAAATTCGCATGACGAGATTGTAGGCGCAATTAGCCATCTGCCGCATATTATCGCGGTAGCTCTCGTTAATCAGGTCCGCGGTTACAATGAGAATAACGGCTTGTACGAATTGCTGGCTGCCGGGGGCTTCCGGGATATTACGAGAATCGCGGCAAGCGACCCGATTGTATGGCGGGATATACTAATCAACAACCGCGTGGTTCTGTTAAAGCTTCTGAAGGATTGGAATGCCGAAGTGGAGAAGTTTGCGGTAATGCTGGAAGCTTTGAACGGCGATGCGATTGAGGAAGCCTTCCAGACAGCCGGTGAATTCCGCAGTAAGCTGCCTGAGCGACGCAAAGGCATGATTCATTCCTTATACGATTGTTACGTGGATGTACCCGATCATCCCGGCATTATCGGCAATATTGCCAGCGAGCTGGGCAGTGCCCGTATTAACCTTAGCAACATCAATATTATCGAGAGCAGGGAAGATGTTCCCGGCGTGCTTCGCTTATCGTTCCGGACTCAAGAAGATCTGGACCAAGCGATGGAGCTTCTCGGCAAAACCGGATATACCGTTCGTCAATAA
- a CDS encoding RNA polymerase sigma factor, with protein MTDSQLIREIKDGNIELYSELMRRYQRKILAFIYHMLKSAKLELLAEDLCSETFYKAYRSLHSFREVDASFSTWLYTIARNTVLSELRKQKSAHVPLDESNMMPAAPPDQVPEQHVLRNERMAMVREAINNLPEKQRSALILREYDQLDYQEIANILGQTVSSVKSLLFRARASVKSQLEPYFGETPMMEEYEGMNTR; from the coding sequence ATGACTGATTCCCAATTAATACGTGAGATTAAGGACGGTAACATCGAGCTCTACTCGGAGCTGATGCGCCGTTACCAACGCAAGATACTAGCATTTATCTATCATATGTTGAAGAGTGCCAAGCTGGAGCTGCTCGCTGAGGATTTGTGCTCGGAAACGTTTTATAAAGCATACCGCAGCCTCCATTCCTTCCGCGAAGTGGATGCTTCTTTTTCGACGTGGCTGTATACGATAGCACGAAATACCGTGCTTAGTGAACTGCGCAAGCAGAAGTCGGCTCACGTCCCGCTCGATGAGTCGAATATGATGCCGGCCGCTCCGCCAGACCAAGTGCCGGAGCAGCATGTGTTGCGCAACGAACGGATGGCGATGGTTCGCGAAGCGATTAACAATCTACCTGAGAAACAACGCTCAGCACTCATTCTGCGGGAATATGACCAGTTAGACTATCAGGAGATCGCAAATATTCTGGGCCAAACGGTCAGCTCCGTAAAATCGTTGTTATTCCGGGCACGAGCCAGCGTAAAGTCGCAGCTTGAGCCTTACTTTGGCGAGACGCCGATGATGGAAGAATACGAAGGGATGAACACGCGATGA
- a CDS encoding histidine phosphatase family protein yields the protein MIIGMVRHGNTDWNALGKIQGQTDIPLNELGKKQANALAERLSLDEKLWDAVISSDLQRARQTAEVIADKLDIPLLEGDSRLRERNFGEVEGLTLPERVERWGENWREVARGLETDEEVRARGMAFLQDWQKQRPEGRLLVVSHGGFLAQMFDTLCADLEKQHLGNLSYSILQLKDEQWAPLLYNCTRHLEEANSRV from the coding sequence TTGATTATTGGTATGGTACGACACGGCAATACCGATTGGAATGCGCTAGGGAAGATTCAAGGCCAGACTGATATTCCGTTAAATGAGCTTGGGAAAAAGCAGGCGAATGCACTTGCCGAGCGCTTAAGCCTAGATGAGAAGCTGTGGGACGCCGTTATATCGAGTGATTTGCAGCGTGCTCGCCAGACGGCTGAAGTAATTGCAGACAAGTTGGATATTCCGCTGCTGGAGGGCGATTCGCGATTGCGGGAACGAAATTTCGGCGAAGTCGAAGGTCTGACATTGCCCGAGAGAGTGGAGCGTTGGGGAGAGAACTGGCGTGAAGTAGCGAGAGGATTGGAAACGGACGAGGAGGTCCGTGCCCGGGGAATGGCATTTCTGCAGGATTGGCAGAAACAGCGGCCAGAAGGCAGGCTGTTGGTTGTGTCCCATGGCGGGTTTCTGGCGCAAATGTTTGACACGCTTTGCGCCGACCTCGAGAAGCAGCATCTGGGCAATCTTTCTTACTCGATTCTCCAGTTGAAGGATGAACAATGGGCTCCGCTTCTATATAATTGCACTCGTCACCTTGAGGAGGCGAATTCGAGAGTTTGA
- a CDS encoding IDEAL domain-containing protein codes for MDKMKVAYEAMLGLAAEMVLDEAVHKFRSDRIYKAIDQALAVGDEDTFYRLAAQLNQLKS; via the coding sequence ATGGACAAAATGAAAGTTGCTTATGAAGCAATGCTAGGATTAGCAGCGGAGATGGTATTAGATGAAGCCGTTCACAAGTTTCGCTCGGATCGGATCTACAAAGCGATCGATCAAGCGTTGGCCGTTGGAGACGAGGATACGTTCTACCGTTTAGCCGCTCAATTAAATCAATTAAAGAGCTAA
- a CDS encoding DUF2487 family protein translates to MKFSDIAEQQWDELKPYLDTCLLPVTGMTGLEQPFEATLALEQLRDVMDLIEIPFKGRIVTYPAMHYMNGDSAGALVSKTCRSLKESGFRFVIVISAKNQEGLECPDADLVICPDGEGEAPTAANVSKAVQALWNRGGS, encoded by the coding sequence ATGAAATTTAGCGACATTGCCGAGCAACAATGGGACGAGCTTAAGCCCTACCTCGACACATGCTTGCTGCCGGTCACCGGAATGACGGGATTAGAGCAGCCGTTTGAAGCAACACTTGCACTTGAGCAGTTAAGGGACGTAATGGACCTCATAGAAATCCCTTTTAAAGGAAGAATCGTGACCTATCCGGCGATGCACTACATGAATGGAGACTCTGCAGGGGCACTCGTTTCGAAAACCTGCCGATCGTTAAAGGAGTCCGGATTCCGGTTTGTCATCGTCATCTCGGCTAAGAATCAGGAAGGTCTGGAATGCCCGGATGCCGATCTTGTGATCTGTCCGGACGGCGAAGGGGAAGCGCCAACTGCGGCAAATGTGTCGAAAGCCGTGCAGGCTTTGTGGAACCGCGGCGGCTCCTAA
- a CDS encoding ubiquinol-cytochrome c reductase iron-sulfur subunit: protein MSNHEHQETAHRPVQRKEMSRRQFLSYTLGGTTAFMVGGAVLPMVRFAVDPLLAKKAEGTWVKVVEESKVTTEPQEFKFQIHQVDGWYVSDPELSAWITKDANNQVFALSPVCKHLGCTIGWNTLGHHEYDCPCHGARYTVDGKNLAVAPHPLDEYEVKVENGFVYVGPIKANSRV, encoded by the coding sequence ATGAGTAACCACGAACATCAAGAAACCGCGCATCGTCCGGTTCAACGCAAAGAGATGTCCCGGCGTCAATTTTTGTCGTATACACTCGGCGGTACGACTGCATTTATGGTTGGTGGCGCGGTTTTGCCTATGGTCCGTTTTGCGGTTGATCCTCTCTTGGCAAAAAAAGCTGAGGGAACATGGGTTAAAGTAGTTGAAGAGAGCAAAGTAACAACTGAGCCTCAAGAATTCAAGTTCCAAATTCATCAGGTCGATGGCTGGTATGTAAGCGATCCCGAACTTTCTGCCTGGATTACGAAGGACGCAAATAATCAGGTTTTTGCGCTTTCTCCGGTATGCAAGCACCTCGGTTGTACAATCGGTTGGAATACGCTTGGCCATCACGAGTATGATTGTCCATGCCACGGTGCACGTTATACCGTTGACGGGAAAAACCTTGCAGTTGCCCCACATCCATTAGATGAATATGAAGTGAAAGTTGAAAACGGTTTTGTGTACGTAGGTCCGATTAAAGCGAACTCTCGTGTATAG
- the qcrB gene encoding menaquinol-cytochrome c reductase cytochrome b subunit: MFKSMYNWIDERLDITPLWRDVADHEVPEHVNPAHHFSAFVYCFGGLTFFITVIQILSGMFLTMYYVPDIINAYASVDYLNHKVAFGGIVRGMHHFGASLVIVMMFLHTLRVFFTGSYKAPREMNWVVGMLIFFIMLGLGFTGYLLPWDNKAYFATKVGVQIAESVPYIGPYIGEFLYGGDIVGAQTLTRFFAIHVFFLPGALIAMLAAHFLMIRKQGISGPL; the protein is encoded by the coding sequence ATGTTTAAATCGATGTACAACTGGATTGACGAACGTCTTGATATTACGCCGCTGTGGCGGGATGTAGCGGACCATGAAGTACCGGAGCACGTTAACCCTGCTCACCACTTCTCGGCATTCGTTTACTGCTTCGGCGGTTTGACGTTCTTTATCACCGTAATTCAAATTTTGTCCGGCATGTTCCTAACCATGTACTATGTACCGGACATTATCAACGCTTATGCAAGCGTTGACTACTTGAACCATAAGGTTGCATTTGGCGGCATTGTTCGCGGCATGCATCACTTTGGCGCAAGTTTGGTTATCGTAATGATGTTTTTACATACCTTGCGTGTATTCTTCACGGGTTCCTACAAAGCACCGCGTGAAATGAACTGGGTCGTAGGGATGCTGATCTTCTTCATTATGTTAGGCCTTGGCTTCACGGGCTACCTGCTGCCTTGGGATAACAAAGCTTACTTTGCAACAAAAGTAGGCGTACAGATCGCAGAATCCGTACCGTATATCGGTCCTTACATCGGCGAGTTCCTGTACGGCGGCGACATTGTAGGCGCGCAAACGCTAACACGCTTCTTCGCAATTCACGTATTCTTCCTGCCTGGCGCTTTGATTGCAATGCTTGCAGCGCACTTCCTGATGATTCGGAAGCAAGGCATTTCGGGACCACTTTAA
- a CDS encoding menaquinol-cytochrome c reductase cytochrome b/c subunit, whose translation MAHGHKSNEKVVYVGDSRVKKSNHPNIPPDYTSYPGKSEAFIPNFLLKEWMVGCVVLVGFLTWTIAEGAPLGYPADPTNASFIPMPDWYFLFLYQFLKYPWVSGDYIVLGTMGVPAVMFGGLLLAPFLDTGKERRFYRRPIASSLMFLSLIACVYLTVISWSHYTHEMEATNSIPEHKVREEKAREAHEKGQEAPSASKPAKTVALVDANDPAMDIVKKAQCVACHANDLKGNPPQVPALTGVGDRLSKEELVETVTNGRGGMPSFKDQLSAEEIDQLTTWLAKQKAPAE comes from the coding sequence ATGGCGCACGGTCATAAATCGAACGAGAAGGTCGTTTATGTTGGCGACTCGCGGGTGAAGAAAAGCAATCATCCGAACATTCCGCCAGATTATACGTCCTACCCCGGTAAATCGGAAGCGTTCATACCGAACTTCCTGCTTAAGGAATGGATGGTTGGCTGCGTAGTCTTGGTTGGTTTCCTGACTTGGACCATTGCAGAAGGTGCACCGCTTGGTTATCCGGCGGACCCTACGAATGCATCCTTTATTCCGATGCCGGACTGGTACTTCTTGTTCCTGTATCAGTTTTTGAAATATCCATGGGTTTCTGGCGACTACATCGTGCTTGGTACGATGGGGGTTCCAGCTGTTATGTTCGGCGGCTTGCTGCTTGCTCCGTTCCTGGACACAGGTAAAGAGCGCCGGTTCTACCGCCGTCCAATCGCATCATCGCTCATGTTCTTGTCCTTGATCGCCTGTGTGTATTTGACGGTTATCTCATGGAGTCACTACACGCATGAGATGGAAGCTACGAATTCGATTCCGGAGCATAAGGTCCGTGAAGAGAAAGCGCGCGAAGCACATGAGAAAGGTCAAGAAGCTCCAAGCGCATCGAAGCCGGCAAAAACGGTAGCATTGGTTGACGCGAATGACCCGGCAATGGACATTGTCAAGAAAGCACAATGCGTTGCTTGTCATGCTAACGATCTGAAGGGCAATCCGCCGCAAGTGCCGGCTTTGACTGGCGTAGGCGACCGGTTGTCGAAGGAAGAATTGGTTGAAACCGTGACCAATGGACGCGGTGGCATGCCATCTTTCAAAGATCAGTTGTCAGCTGAAGAGATTGACCAATTAACAACTTGGCTTGCGAAGCAAAAAGCGCCGGCTGAATAA
- a CDS encoding DUF1405 domain-containing protein: protein MGVPISWFWSRSFLLSRLFLWVLFIFNFLGTVYGYIWYGNQIEDTVSNHPLWQVVFVPDSPTASLFFTLTLLYWLFPPQGNSRFVNGARMIIEGLAVVTSIKYGIWAVSMIVAGSMQGDPLQWEHWMLMASHTAMAVEVLLYARFMKAGIWAAVIGTLWLLLNDTVDYAYDVFPWLSDRLMDDLTAVKWFTYSLTIFSFIVGGLALRARKET from the coding sequence ATGGGCGTACCGATATCTTGGTTCTGGAGCCGATCTTTTTTATTAAGCCGCCTCTTTTTATGGGTATTGTTTATCTTTAATTTCCTGGGCACCGTGTACGGTTACATCTGGTACGGTAATCAGATTGAAGATACGGTAAGCAACCATCCGTTATGGCAGGTTGTATTTGTCCCGGATAGTCCAACGGCAAGCTTGTTCTTTACTCTTACCTTGCTGTATTGGCTGTTTCCGCCGCAAGGCAACTCCCGCTTTGTCAACGGAGCGCGAATGATTATTGAAGGCCTCGCGGTCGTTACTTCTATTAAATATGGCATCTGGGCGGTTTCTATGATTGTTGCAGGAAGCATGCAGGGGGATCCGCTTCAATGGGAGCATTGGATGCTGATGGCCTCGCATACGGCAATGGCCGTAGAAGTGCTGTTATATGCCCGTTTTATGAAAGCCGGTATATGGGCGGCCGTAATTGGTACGTTGTGGCTTTTGCTAAATGACACCGTAGACTATGCGTATGATGTTTTTCCGTGGCTTTCGGATAGGCTTATGGATGATCTGACGGCTGTCAAATGGTTTACATACAGCTTAACGATCTTTAGCTTTATTGTCGGCGGACTTGCATTAAGGGCAAGAAAAGAGACATAA
- a CDS encoding sporulation protein YpjB, whose amino-acid sequence MLRLDETAAALYQAAYMNNRQAGYKYVQQLDKLVNKSDIRHAGQAAGWKLMEESIASITYTLKNGKVTSDWLTAAARIHLTTDALLRPDHALWLQYEKVMLEDLERVNRSWNRQTDDGAIAARAAMNSFNQHLSRIEAAASMQRPMERIDELRDRIHYTNVLLEAGMKGQTKQDWTDNSISDLEFSVNRLFDNGHSQDEEPVVAPVGEAHPISWILLLGAIIMAVLTYTGWRKYKQQPYGVKPLS is encoded by the coding sequence CTGCTTCGCCTAGACGAGACGGCTGCAGCTTTATACCAAGCTGCTTACATGAATAATCGCCAAGCCGGCTATAAATATGTCCAGCAGCTGGATAAGCTTGTGAACAAGAGCGATATCAGACATGCCGGACAAGCTGCCGGATGGAAACTGATGGAGGAGAGCATTGCTTCGATTACCTACACGCTTAAAAACGGCAAGGTAACCTCCGATTGGCTGACGGCAGCGGCGCGCATTCATTTAACGACTGATGCGTTGCTGCGCCCGGATCATGCGTTATGGCTGCAGTATGAGAAAGTGATGCTGGAGGATTTAGAGAGGGTGAACCGCTCCTGGAACAGGCAGACGGATGACGGCGCGATAGCGGCGAGAGCTGCGATGAACAGCTTTAATCAACATTTATCGCGCATTGAAGCCGCTGCTTCCATGCAGCGGCCAATGGAACGGATTGACGAATTGCGTGATCGGATCCATTATACGAACGTACTGCTTGAAGCGGGGATGAAAGGGCAGACCAAGCAGGACTGGACGGACAATTCGATATCGGACCTTGAGTTTTCGGTAAACCGGTTATTCGATAACGGTCATTCGCAGGACGAGGAACCGGTTGTTGCTCCAGTTGGAGAAGCACATCCCATTAGTTGGATTTTGCTTCTTGGCGCCATTATTATGGCGGTTCTTACCTATACAGGCTGGAGGAAGTACAAGCAGCAGCCTTATGGAGTAAAGCCATTGTCTTAA
- a CDS encoding YitT family protein, with protein sequence MSRKFMLQLQTVLPILVGTAVYAFGLHYFVIPNQLMEGGVTGIGVLLNYAAGIPLSLSTLILNIPLFLIGWRKLGLGEMAYTLVGVVSLSGFLALMEWMIDKGWIVTFHNSHDYLLAALYAGVTLGGGLGIVFRAGGTTGGVDIIARIASRRKAFSMGQFILISDAVIIGISLLFIPIEKVLYTLVTVFVASKLIDFIQDGAYAAKSFSIITEQGKEMAAQITTELDRGVTLMPARGAFSGQSKEVVYCVVQRQEMRRLKNIIRRIDPKAFTVISEVHDVLGEGFKEE encoded by the coding sequence ATGTCCCGGAAATTCATGCTTCAGCTTCAAACCGTGCTGCCGATTCTGGTCGGTACAGCCGTCTATGCTTTTGGCCTTCACTATTTCGTTATTCCGAATCAGCTGATGGAGGGCGGCGTAACCGGTATTGGCGTATTACTCAATTACGCAGCCGGAATTCCTTTGTCTCTTTCCACGTTGATTTTGAACATACCGCTTTTCCTGATCGGCTGGAGGAAATTAGGCCTTGGCGAAATGGCCTATACCTTGGTTGGCGTCGTGTCTTTATCAGGCTTCCTAGCACTAATGGAATGGATGATCGACAAAGGCTGGATTGTCACCTTTCATAATTCCCATGATTACCTGCTTGCCGCCCTTTATGCCGGCGTTACCTTGGGAGGCGGTTTAGGCATCGTATTCCGCGCAGGCGGAACCACCGGCGGTGTAGACATTATCGCGAGGATTGCCTCAAGACGCAAGGCGTTCAGCATGGGGCAATTTATATTAATCTCGGACGCTGTTATTATCGGGATTTCCTTATTGTTCATTCCGATCGAAAAGGTTTTGTACACGCTAGTTACAGTCTTTGTTGCTTCCAAGTTGATTGATTTTATTCAGGATGGCGCTTATGCAGCCAAATCCTTCTCCATTATTACCGAGCAAGGCAAAGAAATGGCTGCCCAAATTACGACCGAGCTGGACCGGGGCGTCACGTTAATGCCGGCAAGGGGCGCTTTTTCCGGACAATCAAAAGAGGTCGTCTACTGCGTTGTTCAGCGGCAAGAAATGCGCCGTCTTAAGAACATCATACGCCGTATCGACCCCAAAGCGTTTACCGTTATTAGCGAAGTGCACGATGTGCTTGGTGAAGGATTCAAAGAAGAATAA
- a CDS encoding nucleotide pyrophosphohydrolase yields MAEKSLADIQREVDAYIGQFKEGYFSPLALMARMSEEVGELAREVNHYYGEKPKKPNEEENSIEMELGDILFILSCFANSLNIDLTEAHNKVMNKFNTRDANRWTRKNGEQ; encoded by the coding sequence ATGGCAGAGAAATCTTTAGCCGATATCCAACGTGAGGTGGATGCTTATATCGGTCAATTTAAGGAAGGCTACTTCAGCCCGTTAGCGCTTATGGCGCGTATGAGCGAAGAGGTTGGCGAGCTCGCTAGGGAAGTGAATCACTATTACGGCGAGAAACCAAAGAAGCCGAATGAAGAAGAAAACTCCATTGAGATGGAGCTTGGCGATATTTTGTTTATTTTGTCCTGTTTTGCAAATTCACTCAACATTGACTTGACTGAAGCGCATAACAAAGTCATGAATAAATTCAATACCCGGGACGCTAACCGCTGGACGAGAAAAAACGGCGAACAGTAG
- a CDS encoding tetratricopeptide repeat protein: MDGESCVKKAYEFILNSDFEQAIYWFEQAIAAEPLNAGYQHICAVSCARSGKWTKAHQYAKQAVELDGNHPEYQYHLQTIESRLLVAAAEQKLAEEPSQYTDAIPLLQQAADLDPLSFEAFYLLALTYSEMGRLEESAINAREAIRLDPGHSAARRLFADVNRKRRMLRKRVMGKQQQKE; the protein is encoded by the coding sequence ATGGACGGGGAAAGCTGCGTGAAGAAGGCGTATGAGTTTATTCTTAACAGTGATTTTGAACAAGCGATTTATTGGTTCGAGCAAGCGATAGCGGCAGAACCTCTAAATGCGGGCTATCAACATATATGCGCGGTTTCATGCGCCAGAAGCGGGAAATGGACCAAGGCGCATCAATATGCGAAGCAAGCAGTAGAGCTTGACGGAAATCATCCCGAATATCAATACCATTTACAAACGATTGAATCGAGACTACTCGTGGCCGCGGCGGAGCAAAAGCTTGCGGAAGAGCCATCGCAGTATACGGATGCAATACCTTTGCTGCAGCAGGCGGCAGATCTGGATCCGCTTAGCTTCGAGGCGTTTTATTTGCTTGCGTTAACCTACTCGGAGATGGGGCGGTTGGAGGAGTCCGCAATAAACGCCAGGGAAGCAATCAGATTAGATCCCGGTCATTCCGCGGCGCGCCGCTTATTCGCTGATGTGAATCGGAAGCGCAGAATGCTGCGCAAACGGGTGATGGGCAAACAACAACAGAAGGAATAG
- the dapB gene encoding 4-hydroxy-tetrahydrodipicolinate reductase produces the protein MLVAIKVAVIGASGRMGREVVKMVLEDEALELVAAVAPSAGPVDAGVFAGKANTGVTVSATIEEALSHVKADVMVDFTVPALAYQHTKVAIEHGVRPIMGTTGFTPEQIEELDKLCQEKGIGGLIAPNFSIGAILMMKFAAEASKYMPHVEIIEYHGDQKLDAPSGTSIKTAELISQVRQELRQGNPNEEEVIEGSRGGYYNGFRIHSVRLPGVFAQQEVVFGGYGQTLKIRHDSYDRAGYMPGVNVAVKKVMDYSGLIYGFEHLMD, from the coding sequence ATCTTGGTGGCAATTAAGGTAGCAGTAATCGGAGCAAGCGGCCGAATGGGCCGTGAAGTTGTGAAAATGGTGCTGGAGGACGAGGCGCTCGAGCTCGTTGCTGCCGTCGCTCCTTCAGCAGGTCCTGTGGACGCAGGCGTATTTGCGGGCAAAGCGAATACGGGAGTTACCGTTAGCGCAACCATTGAGGAAGCGTTAAGCCATGTAAAAGCAGATGTTATGGTTGATTTCACCGTGCCGGCGCTTGCTTATCAACATACTAAGGTTGCGATTGAGCATGGCGTCCGTCCCATCATGGGCACAACCGGGTTTACGCCGGAACAAATCGAAGAGCTGGACAAGCTCTGCCAGGAAAAAGGAATTGGCGGGCTGATTGCTCCAAACTTCTCGATTGGCGCCATTCTGATGATGAAATTTGCTGCGGAAGCATCCAAATACATGCCTCATGTTGAAATTATCGAATATCACGGCGATCAAAAGCTGGATGCCCCATCGGGCACTTCGATTAAAACGGCCGAATTGATCTCTCAGGTTCGCCAAGAGCTTCGTCAAGGCAACCCCAATGAGGAAGAAGTCATTGAAGGCTCACGTGGCGGCTATTATAACGGCTTCCGTATACATAGTGTCAGACTCCCGGGCGTATTTGCGCAGCAAGAGGTTGTATTTGGCGGTTATGGCCAAACGTTGAAGATCCGTCATGATTCTTATGACCGTGCCGGTTATATGCCTGGAGTTAACGTAGCGGTTAAGAAAGTGATGGACTACAGCGGCTTGATTTATGGCTTTGAACATTTGATGGACTAA
- the mgsA gene encoding methylglyoxal synthase yields MLKISFIAHDRKKEEMVNFVTAYESVFAPHELYSTGTTGTRIMEKTNLQIQRFMSGPLGGDQQIGAMVAQNEMDLIIFLRDPLMAQPHEPDIIALLRLCDVQGIPVATNVATAELLVRALARGDFAWRELVHKYKPGVDAP; encoded by the coding sequence ATGTTGAAAATTTCTTTTATCGCGCATGACCGTAAAAAAGAAGAGATGGTTAACTTTGTAACCGCTTATGAGAGCGTCTTTGCGCCGCATGAATTATATTCTACCGGTACAACAGGTACCCGCATTATGGAAAAAACAAATCTGCAGATCCAACGCTTTATGTCCGGTCCGCTTGGCGGAGACCAGCAGATTGGCGCTATGGTTGCCCAAAACGAGATGGATCTGATTATCTTCCTGCGGGATCCGCTCATGGCACAGCCTCACGAGCCGGACATTATCGCATTGCTTCGCCTTTGCGACGTACAAGGGATTCCGGTTGCTACAAACGTGGCAACTGCAGAGCTGCTTGTCCGTGCATTGGCACGCGGGGATTTCGCATGGCGTGAGCTTGTTCACAAATATAAGCCAGGTGTGGATGCACCATGA
- the bshB1 gene encoding bacillithiol biosynthesis deacetylase BshB1 → MSEPLDILVFGAHADDAEIGMGGTIAKYTAAGKRVGICDLTEAEMSSNGTVELRKQEASEASSVLGLYTRTNLGLPDRGLEINKPHIDAIVAEIRRSRPRIVFAPYWVDRHPDHIACSKLVEEAVFNAKLRRYMPELPAVQVEQFIYYYINDVDDVSLMVNVSDFYNQKRQSLMAYQSQFQTAAPGEDRVTTPLTDRYIERVEARDSLLGQTRGWNYAEGFAIKRPHAVEWF, encoded by the coding sequence ATGAGCGAACCGTTAGATATTCTCGTCTTTGGCGCACATGCGGATGATGCGGAGATCGGGATGGGCGGAACGATCGCGAAGTATACGGCTGCCGGTAAACGGGTAGGCATCTGTGATTTAACCGAAGCGGAAATGTCTTCAAACGGCACCGTGGAGCTCAGGAAGCAGGAAGCTTCCGAGGCTTCCTCGGTGCTTGGTTTATATACCCGTACCAATCTGGGACTGCCAGACCGGGGGCTCGAAATCAACAAGCCGCACATTGATGCGATTGTTGCGGAAATTCGCCGCTCCCGTCCGCGCATCGTGTTCGCTCCGTATTGGGTGGACCGCCATCCGGATCATATTGCTTGCAGCAAGCTGGTTGAAGAGGCTGTATTTAATGCAAAGCTGCGCCGTTATATGCCGGAGCTGCCAGCCGTGCAGGTGGAACAATTCATCTATTATTACATAAACGATGTGGATGATGTCTCGCTTATGGTTAACGTATCGGATTTTTACAACCAGAAGAGACAATCTTTAATGGCTTACCAATCGCAATTCCAAACGGCTGCCCCCGGCGAAGACCGAGTGACGACACCTCTTACGGATCGTTATATAGAGCGGGTTGAAGCACGGGATAGTCTGCTTGGCCAGACTCGAGGCTGGAATTATGCGGAGGGCTTTGCCATCAAACGCCCGCATGCCGTTGAGTGGTTTTAA